aaataaatgttataatcTTAAAAATAGTTTATAGGATAGAGTTAcctaaatattaatattaaaagttatttattaaaaatttagagtttatatattattttttgattactCTTgctattcatttatttatcgTTAATGTTTTAAACtatataaaacaatatataaatttcctaaaaaattatacatatttcgttatttaattttttaatttcgttAATAATAAAATACCTTGTACGTATATATTAGTTATGAggtaacaataatatatttagtgaGATTTTATAAGTGAGATCTGAAAATAATAGAATATATACAAACcttatcatataattttaaaagaccCCTATTTAAACGCAACGAATTCAAGTATAAAGAAGGACATATAATACTTATACAAGTTGCtaaattacaaatattatttttatatataaataaatttatctccCAACTAAATCAATAAACATGATATTATTAGTTAAGTAAAATTTTAACACTTACGTAACTCACCTTCAAATCAATTATCAAACGTGTACTTATATTTCctcaaacttatttttttgtttctccatctgatattttatgtatattagagtctgattaaatttgaaatttaagtcAAAAAATTTCACATTAGGAGTACATATTTCATTACAAAGATAGATTTACATATTCAAGAATACTCGAACTCAAATCTTTGTATAAGAATGAACTAACAAAGATGATTTCGTATCCATAGAACTCGATGTCGAATAGGTtcctcaatctttttttttataatcaaaattcacatgcttatttatttattttaaatttataaattctgTCTGAGTAatcaaaatcttgtttcctttttgtttcttttcttgtttctttgTTACATACTTCagcttctctcttttctttctctcaaaAACTTGTAACCCCACAAAAGCTAAAAAGGGTACTGAGGTACTGAACTGAAGCTCCTCATATTACCCTTCATTTCAGGCGGATAAACCGGTGGTTTTTTCACAGATCCAAACTTTACCTTATCTTTTTTGAGGTCTTATCTCTTTTACTGACATGGGGTTTCTAATTTGTacattttctttaatgtttgtGTTCTGAATGTTACATTTCAGCTTTGTTTCAGCTAGATTATTGGTTTTCTTCAACAAGGGTGTTTGGGAAATTTGTTTGAAATGACTTATCTTGAaagattttaccttttgggaacactAATAATTGTTGTGCTGGTGTAAAGAACTTAACTTTCTTGATTTGTGTATTGAGATTTATGTACTGCTGCAAAGAGGGTGGTTTTGAAATGAGTTTtgttaaaaagatttttaactTTTGGGGAACTTATAATTGTTGTGCTGGTGTAAAggacttagtttttttttttttttatttgtgtgtTGAGATTTATGTACTGCTGCAAAGAAGGGTGTTTGTGAAGATTAGAAATGACTTTTCTTGAAaggttttaccttttgggaaacTATTTGTTGTGTTGGTGTAAAAGACTTACCTTTCTTGATTAGTGTAGTGTGATTTATGTAGTGCTGGAAGAATTTTCATAATGGTGTTTGGGAAGCTTAGAGATGACTTCTCTTGAAAGGTTTTACCTTTTGAGAAACTTATTGTTTGTGCTggtgtaacaaaaaaaaatgcttTCTTGATTTGTGTATTGcgatttttcaaaatgttaGGGTCTTTGGGAGTTTTGAAATGACTTTTCTTGAAAGATTTCACCTTTTGGTAGAGTAATTAAAGCTGTTATAGAATTGTttttcttcctttcttgatttgtgtACATTGAGATTTCCAAAGTCTATTTGGTTTCATAAGGGTGTTTGGGAAGTCTTGAAATGACTTTTCTTGAAAGATTTTAACTTTTGAGAAAGTAATTATTGCTAGTGTAATTTTTCTTTGAGATTTCCAAGATTTACTTGTTTATGGGGTTATTTAGAATTTTCATATAAGGGTGTTTTGAGAAGTTTTGAAATGAATTTTCTTGGTTTTCTGGTTTTATTTAGATGTTTGTATCCTGATTTGAGCATTTCCCTTAACAGGGTGTTGGTTAGTTTTGAGTGATGCTGATCTGTGTAGCCATTTGAATCTGTAGATTGTTTTGCTGGTGGCAATATGGTTGTGTAAAGGTATGTTCTTATCTTTGCCATTTTCTCTTTTCTATGTTCTTGATACTTCATATTATTCCATAATCAACTGTGTTTCTCTTGTAAAGATTGTGACTTTCTGTTTTTTATGTTAACATTTTcatttatatggataaatctcTTCTTTTGTGAGTATGGATTGTTATTATCTTTTCAAGATTCGATTTTTCTTTGGTTTTGTACTAGATTGCTATGATTTCACTactttttcatcctttttaCTATGTTGGGAAGATTTTATGTGGATATAACTACTCCAATCCTTTAGCTTCCATTCAGCCATAGATTTCAacgttgaaacttgaaatttgagttAAGTTGTTGAATTGAAGTCTTGTTAGTGGAAATCTGCCAGTTTTTGGGAACgtgaaaatatttgaagattCAGATTTGTAAATCTGATCAAATTTCACGGCCAAACaaataattgaagaagaaatttctaaatctaTGGTCAAGCGCTAGCTTAGTAGCTAACTTCTTAAACTTGCTTGAATTCTATTAGTTTTTGGTCATATCTTTCATATATGGAAATTTGGAATAACATATGTAAACACTATCAAACTTTGTGAGCCGTGGAACGTCTGGTCTCAatgtttttcattattatagGAGAGAATCAAGAATTGAAATGGAGGAAGGATTCGAGTTTAGGCCGTGGGATGAATTGTTACCCGATGCACTCGGGCTAATATTTAGAAACCTTTCTCTTCAAGAGGTGCTAACTGTTGTTCCAAGGGTTTGCAAGTCATGGGGAAAAGCAGTAAAGGGTCCTTATTGTTGGCAAGAGATTGACATTGAGGAATGGAGCAAAAATCGCTGCCCTGAAAACCTTGATCGGATGCTTCGTTTGCTTATTCCAAGAAGCTGTGGTTCCCTTCGCAAACTCTGTGTCTCTGGTCTCTCAGACAAATCGAGCTTTGAATTCATTGCAAACAAGTTAGTATATCATCTTATGGCagttatatatttatcattgaATATAGACATCAGTTTATGATACTATGCCTCACGTTGATCGTAATAATGCATTATGTAGAAGTTCAATTTCTTTCAACccattttgtattaatttaccGAGTCAATGTACTGGATGTGAGTCTTTATAAGGAAAGACAAGTCCTTGGATAATAACAAAGAGtatgttttgatttgttttttttttttaaaaaggaaatatggaAGTTAGATTGCATTCAAGTTTGTTGCTGATCTAATTGGAATTCAGTAGACTTGTCGAATAGCAATAAAGAACATGTCATTACTTTCTTATTCCCTCCCATATCGGTAAATATTTACTTGAAGTGAACGTAAACTTCTCTGTTTTGGTTGCTAGTGCCAAATCTCTGCAGACATTGCGGTTACCAAAGTGTGAATTAAGCGACTCCGTAGTGGAACAAGTTGCAGGAACATTTTCCAACATTACATTTTTGGATGTAAGCTACTGCATAAAAATAGGTGCAAGAGCCCTGGAAGCCATTGGGAAGCATTGTAAATATCTGACTGGTTTGCGTCGAACTATGCACCCACTCGAGGTTATCGACAAGCTCTCACAAGATGATGAAGCCCTTGCAATTGCTACATCGATGCCTAAGCTCAAACAACTGGAAATTGCTTACATGCTGGTTGGTACATTGAGCATATCAGAGGTTCTTCAAAACTGCAGGCAGCTCGAGCTGTTAGACGTAAGGGGTT
The DNA window shown above is from Solanum lycopersicum chromosome 11, SLM_r2.1 and carries:
- the LOC101259014 gene encoding F-box protein FBW2, producing the protein MEEGFEFRPWDELLPDALGLIFRNLSLQEVLTVVPRVCKSWGKAVKGPYCWQEIDIEEWSKNRCPENLDRMLRLLIPRSCGSLRKLCVSGLSDKSSFEFIANNAKSLQTLRLPKCELSDSVVEQVAGTFSNITFLDVSYCIKIGARALEAIGKHCKYLTGLRRTMHPLEVIDKLSQDDEALAIATSMPKLKQLEIAYMLVGTLSISEVLQNCRQLELLDVRGCWNVNLDENFVKKFNKLKVVGPVVVDCYDKNGWDNCSDYSGSSGYIPWDFVAGDIDDDFDDDEMSDDYWEDEEHVEDVEMWFYDDLNAVDAGYDWPQSP